GTATCAACCATGCAAACTTTTTTCCCCAAAAGCGCGAGCGCCGTGCCGACGTTAGCCGAAGTTGTCGTTTTGCCAACGCCGCCTTTGCCGGACGTCACTACAATTGCCTCTCCCAACGTGTTTCACTCCTTCAAAGTTTCCTCACCATTCCATATTGCCCGGGCGGATGCGGTGCAACTGCGATAGCTTGTCGATATTCATTTTGTCGTCTTCCAGATAGGCAAACTCCATGAACATTTCCCCGGATTCCCACTCGTCGGGGGGCCTGCTGATGATGTGGGCGATTCTGAGTTGCGTCGGATGCAGGTGGGATGCGGCGATTACTGCTTGCGCATTGCCGTTCGCACCGGCGTGCGCGATCCCCCTTAACGAGCCCATCACATAAATATCGCCGGTGCAAGATATCGTGCCGCCGGGATTGACATCGCCGATCAAGAGCAGATTGCCTTCATGATGAACCGTTTGCCCGGAACGGATCATGCCTTTGATCACTTTGAACGAAGGTGCGCTTTTGCCTGCCCTGCTGCCCGCTTCGAGCGATTTGATCAAGAGATTGCCGCGCCGGCCGATCGTATTGCGGATCAATGTTTCCTCCTCCGCGGAGAGTTTGCGTTCCCCCAATTTGACAGTCACCGAAATAAGCGGCCCGGTCAATATTTGGTGATGGGTGGTTTCCAGCTTGTCCTTAAGCTCACTGAGCAATTCCGCAAATGTGCAGTTGTCGTCCAACAAAAAAACAAGCCCGTCCTTGACGCCTTTAATCGTCACATGATGTTTTGCAGTGGACATGGACGCTGTTACCTCCCAAATAAAA
This genomic interval from Bacilli bacterium contains the following:
- the minC gene encoding septum site-determining protein MinC, which produces MSTAKHHVTIKGVKDGLVFLLDDNCTFAELLSELKDKLETTHHQILTGPLISVTVKLGERKLSAEEETLIRNTIGRRGNLLIKSLEAGSRAGKSAPSFKVIKGMIRSGQTVHHEGNLLLIGDVNPGGTISCTGDIYVMGSLRGIAHAGANGNAQAVIAASHLHPTQLRIAHIISRPPDEWESGEMFMEFAYLEDDKMNIDKLSQLHRIRPGNMEW